In the Streptomyces formicae genome, one interval contains:
- a CDS encoding glycerophosphodiester phosphodiesterase translates to MTTRVRHPYLDHPGTLALAHRGGAADGLENTAAAFRRAVDLGYRYIETDVHATADGRLVAFHDATLDRVTDAAGRIIDLPWSEVRHARVAGTEPVPLFEELLEAFPEVRWNVDVKAEPALLPLLDLIRRTGAWDRVCVGSFSEARVARAQRLAGPRLATSLGTRGVAALRLLSYGVPAAPRRSAVCAQVPERHGRIQVVDRRFVRAAHARGLQVHVWTVNDAERMAALLDLGVDGIVSDHIETLREVLKDRGTWV, encoded by the coding sequence GTGACCACGCGCGTACGCCACCCCTACCTCGACCACCCGGGAACGCTCGCCCTCGCCCACCGCGGCGGCGCGGCGGACGGCCTGGAGAACACCGCGGCGGCCTTCCGGCGCGCCGTCGACCTCGGCTACCGCTACATCGAGACCGATGTGCACGCCACGGCCGACGGCAGGCTCGTCGCCTTCCACGACGCGACGCTCGACCGCGTCACGGACGCGGCGGGCCGCATCATCGACCTGCCGTGGAGCGAGGTGCGCCACGCGCGCGTGGCGGGCACCGAGCCGGTGCCCCTCTTCGAAGAGCTCCTTGAGGCGTTCCCCGAGGTGCGCTGGAACGTCGACGTGAAGGCCGAGCCCGCGCTGCTGCCGCTGCTCGACCTGATCCGCCGCACCGGCGCCTGGGACCGGGTCTGCGTCGGCTCGTTCTCCGAGGCGCGCGTGGCCAGGGCCCAGCGTCTCGCGGGCCCCCGGCTGGCCACCTCCCTGGGCACGCGGGGCGTGGCGGCGCTGCGCCTCCTCTCGTACGGCGTGCCCGCGGCCCCGCGCCGCTCCGCGGTCTGCGCCCAGGTACCGGAGAGGCACGGCCGGATCCAGGTCGTCGACCGCCGCTTCGTGCGCGCGGCCCACGCGCGCGGGCTCCAGGTGCACGTCTGGACCGTGAACGACGCGGAGCGGATGGCCGCCCTGCTCGACCTCGGCGTGGATGGCATAGTTTCCGATCACATCGAGACGCTGCGCGAGGTGCTCAAGGACCGGGGGACCTGGGTCTGA
- a CDS encoding PLP-dependent aminotransferase family protein: MAQWTSAMGSTQLARLLASQQARPGGAGTRRPPAYRALADGIRLLVLEGRVPVAARLPAERELAVALAVSRTTVAAAYEALRTEGFLESRRGAGSWTAVPAGNPLPARGLEPLPPEAVGSMIDLGCAALPAPEPWLTRAVQGALEALPPYAHTHGDYPAGLPALREMLAERYTARGIPTMPEQIMVTTGAMGAIDAICHLFAGRGERIAVESPSYANILQLMREAGARLVPVAMAEGLEGWDLDRWRQVLRDAAPRLAYVVADFHNPTGALAGEDQRRQLVEAARSAGTVVVVDETMSELGLDPDLDMPRPVCGFDPAGSTVITVGSASKAFWAGMRIGWVRAAPDVIRSLVAARAYADLGTPVLEQLAVNWLLNTGGWQAAVDVRREQARANRDALVTAVRRELPDWEFEVPRGGLTLWVRTGGLSGSRLAEVGERVGVRVPSGPRFGVDGAFEGYVRLPFTVGGAVADEAAVRLAAAARLVETGAGSGAEVAHPFVA, translated from the coding sequence ATGGCTCAGTGGACTTCAGCAATGGGCTCGACCCAGCTCGCCCGGCTGCTCGCCTCCCAGCAGGCACGCCCCGGCGGGGCGGGCACCCGCCGCCCGCCCGCCTACCGCGCGCTCGCCGACGGCATCCGGCTGCTCGTGCTGGAAGGGCGCGTTCCCGTCGCCGCCAGGCTGCCCGCCGAGCGTGAGCTCGCGGTGGCGCTCGCCGTCAGCAGGACCACCGTGGCCGCCGCCTACGAGGCGCTGCGCACCGAGGGGTTCCTGGAGTCCCGCAGGGGAGCGGGCAGCTGGACCGCCGTTCCGGCCGGAAACCCCCTCCCCGCGCGCGGGCTCGAACCGCTGCCGCCCGAGGCGGTCGGCTCCATGATCGACCTGGGGTGCGCCGCGCTGCCCGCGCCCGAGCCCTGGCTCACCCGCGCCGTGCAGGGCGCCCTCGAAGCGCTCCCGCCGTACGCCCACACGCACGGCGACTACCCCGCCGGACTGCCCGCCCTGCGCGAGATGCTCGCCGAGCGCTACACCGCGCGCGGCATCCCGACGATGCCCGAGCAGATCATGGTCACCACCGGCGCGATGGGTGCCATCGACGCGATCTGCCACCTCTTCGCGGGCCGCGGCGAACGCATCGCCGTCGAGTCGCCCTCGTACGCCAACATCCTCCAGCTGATGCGCGAGGCCGGTGCCCGCCTCGTCCCCGTCGCCATGGCCGAGGGTCTTGAGGGCTGGGACCTGGACCGCTGGCGGCAGGTGCTGCGCGACGCCGCGCCCCGACTGGCGTACGTCGTCGCCGACTTCCACAACCCGACCGGCGCGCTCGCGGGCGAGGACCAGCGCAGGCAGCTGGTCGAGGCGGCCCGCTCGGCGGGCACGGTCGTCGTGGTCGACGAGACGATGAGCGAACTGGGGCTCGACCCGGACCTCGACATGCCGCGCCCCGTCTGCGGGTTCGACCCCGCGGGCTCCACCGTCATCACCGTCGGCTCGGCGAGCAAGGCCTTCTGGGCGGGCATGCGCATCGGCTGGGTGCGGGCCGCACCCGACGTGATCCGCAGCCTCGTCGCCGCCCGCGCCTACGCCGACCTGGGCACTCCCGTCCTGGAGCAGCTCGCGGTGAACTGGCTCCTGAACACCGGGGGTTGGCAGGCGGCCGTGGACGTGCGCAGGGAGCAGGCGAGGGCGAACCGCGACGCGCTGGTCACCGCCGTGCGCCGCGAGCTGCCCGACTGGGAGTTCGAGGTGCCGCGCGGCGGTCTGACGCTCTGGGTGCGCACCGGAGGGCTCTCGGGGTCGCGCCTGGCCGAGGTGGGGGAACGCGTGGGGGTCCGGGTTCCCTCGGGCCCTCGGTTCGGTGTGGACGGGGCCTTCGAGGGGTACGTGCGGCTGCCGTTCACCGTGGGCGGCGCGGTCGCCGACGAGGCGGCGGTGCGCCTCGCCGCCGCGGCCCGGCTCGTGGAGACGGGCGCGGGCTCGGGCGCCGAGGTCGCGCACCCGTTCGTCGCCTGA
- a CDS encoding glycosyltransferase gives MRVANFVTPSSGGLRTALRELGRGYLAAGHEPVLVVPGERASVRDTEQGRVLTVPGPVLPGTGGYRVLADRRRVARLLERLAPDRVEVSDRTTLRWTGAWARRARIPAVMVSHETADGVLGTWGLPPAAARRAADALNIRTAHAYTRVVCTTRWAEREFRRVGARNVVHAPLGVDLVDRHPGLHDLAVRARYARVGEVLLVLCSRLFVEKRPGTALDALAELRASGLRAVLVVAGDGPLRGRLERRARERRLPVTFLGHVADRAELGALQAAADVCLAPGPCETFGLAALEALACGTPVVASASSALPEVVGAAGAAARDTGEGFALAVRAVLARTEHSRRAAARARAELFGWDAAVAAFLAAHEAGPVPVSEREFGRGSHVGS, from the coding sequence GTGCGGGTCGCGAACTTCGTCACGCCGTCGTCCGGCGGACTGCGCACCGCGCTCAGGGAGTTGGGGCGGGGCTACCTCGCGGCGGGACACGAGCCCGTGCTCGTCGTCCCCGGGGAGCGCGCGTCGGTCCGCGACACCGAGCAGGGGCGCGTCCTGACCGTGCCGGGGCCCGTGCTGCCGGGCACCGGCGGCTATCGGGTCCTCGCCGACCGGCGCAGGGTCGCCCGGCTCCTGGAGCGGCTCGCTCCCGACCGCGTCGAGGTCTCGGACCGCACCACGCTGCGCTGGACCGGGGCGTGGGCCAGGCGGGCCAGGATCCCGGCCGTGATGGTCTCCCACGAGACGGCGGACGGCGTCCTCGGCACGTGGGGCCTGCCGCCCGCCGCGGCACGGCGCGCCGCCGACGCGCTCAACATCCGTACGGCGCACGCCTACACGCGCGTGGTGTGCACCACGCGCTGGGCCGAGCGCGAATTCCGCCGCGTCGGGGCACGCAACGTCGTCCACGCCCCGCTCGGCGTCGACCTCGTGGACCGTCACCCGGGGCTCCACGACCTAGCGGTGCGGGCACGGTACGCGCGCGTGGGCGAGGTGTTGCTGGTGCTCTGCTCCCGGCTCTTCGTGGAGAAGCGCCCTGGCACGGCCCTTGACGCGCTGGCGGAGCTGCGGGCGAGCGGATTGCGGGCGGTGCTGGTCGTCGCGGGCGACGGACCGCTGCGCGGACGGCTCGAACGGCGGGCGCGGGAGCGGCGGTTGCCGGTGACCTTCCTCGGCCACGTCGCCGACCGCGCCGAGCTCGGCGCCTTGCAGGCCGCGGCCGACGTCTGTCTGGCCCCCGGGCCGTGCGAGACGTTCGGGCTCGCCGCCCTGGAGGCCCTGGCGTGCGGCACGCCCGTGGTGGCCAGTGCCTCGTCGGCGCTGCCGGAGGTCGTCGGCGCCGCGGGGGCCGCGGCGCGCGACACGGGGGAGGGCTTCGCGCTCGCGGTCCGCGCGGTCCTCGCGCGTACGGAGCACTCGCGGCGCGCGGCGGCACGCGCGCGTGCGGAGCTTTTCGGGTGGGACGCGGCGGTCGCGGCGTTCCTCGCGGCGCATGAGGCGGGGCCGGTACCGGTATCGGAACGGGAGTTCGGGAGGGGTTCCCATGTCGGGAGCTGA
- a CDS encoding MFS transporter, which translates to MGDDTLCTATATADDERAERRREQHGWYFYDWACSVYSTSVLTVFLGPYLTEIAKAAADPEGYVHPLGIPVRAGSFFAYAVSASVLLSVFVMPVAAAAADRTGRKKPLLAAAAYLGAAATAGMFFLDGDRYLLGGFLLIVANSSLAVSMVLYNSFLPQIAPPEERDTVSSHGWAFGYASGALVLVANLVLFLAHDSFGVSEATAVRICLASAGIWWGAFTLIPLKRLRDRRTSPSDAPATGGWQQLRSTVRDMRRHPHTLAFLLAYLVYNDGVQTVISQASVYGSEELGLGQSTLIVAVLLVQLLAVAGALAMGRLARAYGAKRTILGSLVAWTATIGAGYFLPAGAPAWFFVLAAGIGLVLGGTQALSRSLFSHLVPRGKEAEYFSAYEISDRGMAWLGPLIFGLTYQLTGSYRDAIVSLVAFFLIGFALLSRVPVARAVRDAGNPVPDRI; encoded by the coding sequence GTGGGCGACGACACCCTGTGCACGGCAACGGCGACAGCGGACGACGAGCGAGCCGAACGACGGCGCGAGCAGCACGGCTGGTACTTCTACGACTGGGCGTGCTCGGTCTACTCGACCAGCGTCCTGACCGTCTTCCTCGGCCCCTATCTGACCGAGATCGCCAAGGCGGCCGCCGACCCGGAGGGCTACGTCCACCCGTTGGGCATCCCCGTACGCGCCGGTTCCTTCTTCGCGTACGCCGTGTCCGCGTCCGTGCTCCTTTCGGTCTTCGTGATGCCGGTGGCCGCCGCTGCCGCGGACCGCACGGGCCGCAAGAAGCCGCTGCTCGCCGCGGCCGCCTACCTGGGCGCCGCCGCGACGGCGGGGATGTTCTTCCTGGACGGCGACCGCTATCTCCTCGGCGGCTTCCTGCTGATCGTCGCCAACTCCTCGCTCGCCGTCTCGATGGTGCTCTACAACTCCTTCCTGCCGCAGATCGCCCCTCCGGAGGAGCGCGACACCGTCTCCTCGCACGGCTGGGCCTTCGGTTACGCGTCGGGCGCCCTGGTCCTGGTGGCGAACCTGGTGCTCTTCCTGGCCCACGACAGCTTCGGCGTCTCGGAGGCGACCGCCGTCCGCATCTGTCTGGCCTCGGCGGGCATCTGGTGGGGCGCGTTCACGCTCATCCCCCTCAAGCGGCTGCGCGACCGCCGCACCTCGCCCTCCGACGCCCCGGCCACGGGCGGCTGGCAGCAGCTGAGGTCGACGGTCCGCGACATGCGCCGCCATCCCCATACGCTCGCGTTCCTGCTCGCCTACCTCGTCTACAACGACGGCGTGCAGACGGTGATCTCCCAGGCGTCCGTCTACGGCTCCGAGGAGCTGGGGCTCGGCCAGTCCACGCTGATCGTCGCGGTCCTGCTCGTGCAGCTGCTCGCGGTGGCCGGGGCGCTCGCCATGGGCAGGCTGGCCAGGGCGTACGGCGCCAAGCGCACCATCCTCGGCTCGCTGGTGGCCTGGACGGCGACGATCGGCGCCGGATACTTCCTGCCCGCGGGGGCGCCCGCCTGGTTCTTCGTGCTCGCCGCGGGGATCGGCCTGGTCCTCGGCGGCACCCAGGCCCTGTCCCGTTCGCTCTTCTCGCACCTGGTGCCGCGCGGCAAGGAGGCCGAGTACTTCTCCGCGTACGAGATCAGTGATCGCGGGATGGCCTGGCTCGGACCGTTGATCTTCGGCCTCACGTATCAGCTCACAGGAAGCTACCGGGACGCGATCGTCTCGCTCGTGGCGTTCTTTTTGATCGGATTCGCCCTGCTGTCGAGGGTGCCGGTGGCCCGCGCGGTGCGCGACGCGGGAAATCCCGTACCCGACCGGATTTAG
- a CDS encoding YczE/YyaS/YitT family protein, with the protein MVDVCFQATGCHVSGHQYYCRATSTTGERSLSATKPPLGPRRGSRLRSRLRPRRTPRLARRLLQLYVGLALYGASSALMVAAGLGPEPWNVLNQGLAELTGLSIGVVSIIVGAAVLLLWIPLRQRPGLGTVSNVFVCGLAMDATLALLPDAHSLAVRVPLLVAGILLNGVATGLYITAAFGPGPRDGLMTGLHRRTGRSIRLIRTSIEVAVVVTGFALGGTVGVGTVLYAVSIGPLAQFFLRRFAIPAPAADDVVASGGPSGQAILQR; encoded by the coding sequence ATGGTTGACGTCTGCTTCCAAGCCACAGGGTGTCATGTGTCGGGCCACCAGTACTACTGTCGAGCCACCAGCACTACGGGGGAGCGTTCCTTGTCCGCCACGAAGCCACCTCTCGGGCCCCGCCGCGGATCCCGCCTCAGATCTCGCCTAAGGCCCCGGCGCACGCCGCGCCTCGCACGGCGGCTGCTCCAGCTGTACGTCGGGCTCGCCCTGTACGGCGCGAGTTCGGCGCTGATGGTCGCGGCCGGTCTGGGACCCGAGCCGTGGAACGTCCTCAACCAGGGCCTCGCCGAACTGACCGGACTGTCCATCGGCGTCGTCTCGATCATCGTGGGCGCCGCGGTGCTCCTGCTGTGGATCCCGCTCCGGCAGCGCCCCGGCCTCGGCACGGTCTCGAACGTCTTCGTCTGCGGTCTGGCGATGGACGCCACCCTGGCGCTCCTGCCGGACGCGCACTCCCTCGCGGTGCGCGTCCCGCTGCTCGTGGCGGGAATCCTCCTCAACGGCGTGGCGACCGGCCTCTACATCACGGCCGCCTTCGGCCCAGGGCCCCGGGACGGCCTGATGACGGGCCTGCACCGGCGCACCGGCCGCTCCATCCGGCTGATCCGCACCTCGATCGAGGTGGCGGTCGTGGTGACGGGCTTCGCGCTCGGCGGCACGGTCGGCGTGGGCACCGTCCTGTACGCGGTGTCGATCGGCCCGCTCGCCCAGTTCTTCCTGCGCCGTTTCGCCATCCCCGCGCCCGCCGCCGACGACGTCGTGGCCTCCGGCGGCCCCTCGGGGCAGGCGATACTTCAGCGGTGA
- a CDS encoding glycosyltransferase family 4 protein, protein MRVVIVTESFPPDVNGVAHCALQTARQLACLGHQPLVVAPATSAGPGADAGAPCPVVRVPSLPLPGYPQVRVALPSRRVAAALVGHRAQVVHLASPFVLGARGMAAAGRLGIPAVAVYQTDLGGYARTYVGRGEATAWRRIRGVHAAADRTLAPSTAALRDLEAHGVPRVRWWPRGVDTVRFRPALRDAALRRALAPDGELIVGYVGRLAPEKRVELLAGACALEGVRVVVVGDGPSEGAVRAALPGATVLGRRTGPELARIFASLDLFVHTGPLETFCQTVQEAMASGVPVIAPAAGGPLDLVVPGRTGVLVPPDDAAAVRDAVWALAADPGLRAAYGAAGRAAVAGRTWEAVGEQLVGHYEEVLAARTRTVVAA, encoded by the coding sequence ATGCGTGTCGTCATCGTCACCGAATCCTTCCCTCCCGATGTCAACGGCGTGGCGCACTGCGCCCTGCAGACCGCACGGCAGCTCGCCTGCCTCGGTCACCAACCGCTCGTGGTCGCCCCTGCCACCTCGGCCGGGCCCGGGGCCGACGCCGGGGCACCGTGTCCCGTCGTCCGGGTCCCCTCCCTTCCGCTGCCCGGCTATCCGCAGGTCAGGGTGGCACTGCCGAGCCGCAGGGTGGCCGCCGCGCTGGTCGGGCACCGGGCCCAAGTGGTCCACTTGGCCAGCCCGTTCGTGCTCGGCGCCCGAGGCATGGCGGCCGCGGGGCGGCTCGGCATCCCCGCCGTCGCCGTCTACCAGACCGACCTGGGCGGTTACGCGCGGACGTACGTGGGGAGGGGGGAGGCCACGGCCTGGCGGCGCATCCGTGGTGTCCACGCGGCCGCCGACCGCACCCTCGCCCCGTCCACCGCCGCGCTGCGCGACCTGGAGGCGCACGGGGTGCCACGGGTGCGGTGGTGGCCGCGCGGCGTCGACACCGTCCGCTTCCGGCCCGCCCTGCGCGATGCGGCACTGCGGCGCGCGCTCGCCCCGGACGGCGAGCTGATCGTCGGCTACGTAGGACGCCTCGCTCCGGAGAAGCGGGTCGAACTCCTGGCAGGGGCGTGCGCCCTGGAAGGCGTGCGCGTGGTCGTGGTGGGCGACGGGCCGAGCGAGGGCGCGGTGCGGGCCGCGCTGCCCGGAGCTACCGTCCTCGGCCGCCGCACCGGTCCCGAACTCGCCCGGATCTTCGCCTCCTTGGACCTGTTCGTCCACACCGGGCCGCTGGAGACGTTCTGCCAGACCGTGCAGGAGGCCATGGCCAGCGGTGTGCCGGTGATCGCGCCCGCGGCGGGCGGCCCGCTCGACCTCGTCGTGCCGGGCAGGACCGGCGTCCTGGTGCCGCCGGACGACGCGGCCGCAGTGCGCGACGCCGTCTGGGCCCTGGCCGCCGACCCGGGACTGCGGGCCGCGTACGGGGCGGCGGGGCGCGCGGCTGTCGCGGGGCGCACCTGGGAAGCGGTGGGCGAGCAACTCGTCGGCCACTACGAAGAGGTGCTCGCGGCGCGGACGCGGACGGTGGTGGCGGCGTGA
- a CDS encoding RNA polymerase-binding protein RbpA: MSERALRGTRLVVTSYETDRGIDLAPRQAVEYACQNGHRFEMPFSVEAEIPPEWECKVCGAQALLVDGDGPEEKKGKPARTHWDMLMERRTREELEEVLEERLAVLRSGAMNIAVHPRDSRKSA; encoded by the coding sequence ATGAGTGAGCGAGCTCTTCGCGGCACGCGTCTCGTGGTGACAAGCTACGAGACCGACCGCGGCATCGACCTGGCCCCGCGCCAGGCCGTGGAGTACGCATGCCAGAACGGACATCGTTTCGAGATGCCGTTCTCGGTCGAGGCGGAGATCCCGCCGGAGTGGGAGTGCAAGGTCTGCGGGGCCCAGGCACTCCTGGTAGACGGCGACGGACCTGAGGAGAAGAAGGGCAAGCCGGCGCGTACGCACTGGGACATGCTCATGGAGCGCCGTACTCGAGAAGAACTCGAGGAGGTCCTGGAGGAGCGCCTCGCGGTTCTCCGGTCCGGTGCCATGAACATCGCGGTGCATCCGCGGGACAGCCGCAAGTCCGCCTGA
- a CDS encoding HEAT repeat domain-containing protein: MFDPVIAPSGTLLGLLQRGRGDGTLHALTAPRSEALAALDHCVLSDPRHDWQVENRSLYYARLYLDLHGGLGEIERHLFDAEDVLDTDDSRTGLALAVLGHLASYGRHDALELLRRYATYGTNWAWALDELALRDDDAGLRALAAPVLARFPADAEGEADLAAAVRDAYEPRPWRLWEEDPRADIGARVRAAREQGSFDRWQRQMRPSGPRPEWSVQAVFDWAQEGLERGAVLYVPAARCLTAVAGPDDRAEIVEAARNGSDGARGTALRYLADARDPEVLDLIEHAVESSSRVVVDAATEAFERMRDVAAVERARRWAYRPDALGAAAGRVLACRGEAKDDKLVLSALREAVRGEGPDAPTLWTLVDGAGRLGIACAAPVLRHVYRETASSHLRGRAARALAATDPSFAAGFAVECLWDCEETTREVAARHAETGDARVVTQLRRLAADPAEEDEVQTAVRSRIGPDTPAV; the protein is encoded by the coding sequence ATGTTCGATCCGGTCATAGCGCCCAGCGGTACGCTGCTCGGCCTGCTGCAGCGGGGCCGCGGCGACGGCACGCTGCACGCACTCACCGCACCACGGTCCGAGGCGCTCGCCGCCCTCGACCACTGCGTACTGAGCGACCCCCGCCACGACTGGCAGGTGGAGAACCGCTCCCTGTACTACGCGAGGCTCTACCTCGACCTGCACGGCGGGCTCGGGGAGATCGAGCGGCACCTGTTCGATGCCGAGGACGTCCTGGACACGGACGACTCGCGCACCGGACTCGCCCTCGCCGTCCTCGGGCACCTCGCCTCCTACGGCAGGCACGACGCCCTCGAACTGCTGCGCCGCTACGCGACGTACGGCACCAACTGGGCCTGGGCCCTGGACGAGCTGGCGCTGCGCGACGACGACGCGGGCTTGCGCGCCCTCGCCGCCCCCGTGCTCGCCCGGTTCCCCGCCGACGCGGAGGGCGAGGCCGACCTGGCCGCCGCCGTGCGCGACGCCTACGAACCGAGGCCGTGGCGACTCTGGGAGGAGGACCCGAGGGCCGACATCGGCGCACGCGTGCGTGCCGCGCGGGAACAGGGCTCCTTCGACCGCTGGCAGCGCCAGATGCGCCCATCGGGGCCGCGCCCGGAGTGGAGCGTCCAGGCCGTCTTCGACTGGGCGCAGGAAGGTCTCGAGCGCGGTGCCGTGCTGTATGTGCCCGCCGCCCGCTGCCTGACCGCCGTCGCGGGGCCCGACGACCGCGCCGAGATCGTCGAGGCCGCCCGCAACGGCTCCGACGGAGCGCGCGGCACGGCCCTTCGCTACCTGGCCGACGCCCGCGATCCCGAGGTGCTCGACCTCATCGAGCACGCCGTGGAGAGCTCCTCGCGGGTCGTGGTGGACGCCGCCACCGAAGCCTTCGAACGGATGCGCGATGTCGCCGCCGTCGAGCGCGCCCGCCGCTGGGCCTACCGGCCCGACGCCCTGGGCGCCGCCGCCGGACGCGTGCTCGCCTGCCGGGGCGAGGCCAAGGACGACAAGCTGGTCCTCTCCGCGCTGCGGGAAGCCGTCCGGGGCGAGGGCCCCGACGCGCCGACGCTGTGGACCCTGGTCGACGGCGCGGGACGCCTCGGCATCGCCTGCGCGGCCCCCGTGCTGCGCCACGTCTACCGCGAGACCGCCTCCTCCCACCTCCGCGGCCGCGCCGCCCGCGCGCTCGCCGCGACCGACCCCTCCTTCGCCGCCGGATTCGCCGTCGAGTGCCTCTGGGACTGCGAGGAGACCACCCGCGAAGTCGCCGCACGGCACGCGGAGACCGGTGACGCCCGCGTCGTCACCCAGCTCAGAAGGCTCGCCGCAGACCCCGCCGAAGAGGACGAGGTACAGACGGCGGTACGCAGCAGGATCGGGCCGGACACGCCCGCGGTGTAA
- a CDS encoding SGNH/GDSL hydrolase family protein, with protein sequence MPSRPLRFVALGDSLTQGVGDPVDGAWRGWAALLAEGITAPEREVELHNLAVSGAQTSDVLLRQTPVALALRPDIVSVVVGVNDTLRHTFDIHAVAARLDEVYATLTAQGAVLLTACLPDPGTMLGLPGALARPLARRQSAVNAVVHALSRRHDAVHLHAAEGDLAADRTLWSADRLHPGERGHRVLAAGFHALLADRGLATGTPPAREPERPPPTRSASLWWLATAGTGWVARRCTDLLPQLLALAADEVRHQARGTSGRLDLSASHAVAAALAAL encoded by the coding sequence GTGCCCAGTCGCCCTCTGCGGTTCGTCGCGCTGGGCGATTCGCTCACCCAAGGCGTGGGCGACCCCGTGGACGGAGCCTGGCGCGGCTGGGCGGCCCTGCTCGCCGAGGGGATCACGGCACCCGAGCGCGAGGTGGAGCTGCACAACCTCGCCGTGAGCGGCGCCCAGACCTCTGACGTGCTGCTGCGCCAGACGCCCGTGGCACTCGCCCTGCGCCCCGACATCGTCTCCGTCGTGGTGGGCGTCAACGACACCTTGCGGCACACCTTCGACATCCACGCCGTGGCCGCCCGCCTCGACGAGGTCTACGCGACCCTCACGGCCCAGGGAGCCGTGCTGCTCACCGCGTGCCTTCCCGACCCGGGCACGATGCTCGGCCTGCCCGGCGCCCTGGCCAGGCCGCTGGCCCGTCGACAGAGCGCGGTCAACGCCGTCGTGCACGCGCTCTCCCGGCGCCACGACGCCGTTCATCTGCACGCCGCCGAGGGCGACCTGGCCGCCGACCGCACCCTGTGGAGCGCGGACCGGCTGCACCCCGGCGAGCGCGGTCACCGGGTCCTCGCCGCCGGTTTCCACGCGCTCCTCGCCGACCGGGGGCTCGCCACGGGCACGCCGCCCGCGCGCGAGCCCGAACGGCCCCCGCCCACGCGCTCAGCGAGCCTGTGGTGGCTGGCCACCGCGGGCACGGGGTGGGTGGCGCGCCGGTGCACCGACCTGCTGCCCCAGCTCCTCGCCCTCGCGGCCGACGAGGTGCGGCACCAGGCGCGGGGCACCAGCGGCCGCCTCGATCTGAGCGCTTCGCACGCGGTGGCAGCGGCCCTGGCCGCACTCTGA
- a CDS encoding ankyrin repeat domain-containing protein codes for MSEAPDPEVVELATKIFDLARQGDAAALAAYVDAGVPANLTNDSGDSLVMLAAYHGHADAVRAVLARGGDANQANDRGQTPLAGAVFKGEEAVIRVLLDGGADPAAGMPSAVDTARMFGKAELLKLFGAA; via the coding sequence ATGAGCGAAGCCCCCGACCCCGAGGTCGTGGAGCTGGCGACCAAGATCTTCGATCTGGCGCGCCAGGGCGACGCGGCGGCGCTCGCGGCCTACGTCGACGCGGGAGTCCCCGCGAACCTCACCAATGACAGCGGCGACTCCCTGGTGATGCTCGCGGCGTACCACGGGCACGCGGACGCGGTCCGGGCCGTCCTGGCGCGCGGCGGCGACGCCAACCAGGCCAACGACCGGGGCCAGACCCCGCTCGCCGGCGCGGTCTTCAAGGGTGAGGAAGCGGTGATCCGGGTCCTGCTCGACGGCGGCGCCGATCCGGCCGCGGGGATGCCTTCGGCGGTGGACACCGCCCGGATGTTCGGAAAGGCGGAGCTGCTGAAGCTGTTCGGGGCCGCCTGA
- a CDS encoding biotin-dependent carboxyltransferase family protein, producing MTDRAFAVVRAGALTTVQDGGRPGHAHLGVPRSGALDQPAARLVNRLVGNSPDAAVLETTLDGCALRPRRPVTVAVGGAPCPVTVDGRPAPWGAAVRVPAGALLDVGAARSGVRSYLAFDGGVRVDPVLGSRSTDLLSGLGPPPLTTGAVLPLGSPSGSHARVDTAPQPAPPRELVLRVALGPRADWFTPAALHTLATRAYRVSSASNRIGLRTEGPALVRAFPGELPSEGMVLGAVQVPPDGRPVVFLADHPTTGGYPVVAVVREPDLAAAAQAVPGTPVRFVATGWR from the coding sequence ATGACCGACCGTGCCTTCGCCGTGGTACGGGCCGGGGCGCTGACCACCGTGCAGGACGGCGGGCGCCCCGGGCACGCCCATCTCGGAGTGCCCCGCTCCGGGGCGCTCGACCAGCCCGCGGCGCGCCTGGTCAACCGTCTGGTGGGCAACTCGCCCGACGCCGCTGTCCTGGAGACCACTCTCGACGGCTGCGCCCTGCGCCCGCGCCGACCGGTCACCGTGGCGGTCGGCGGCGCGCCCTGCCCGGTGACCGTGGACGGCCGTCCCGCGCCCTGGGGCGCGGCGGTACGGGTACCCGCCGGAGCGCTTCTCGATGTGGGAGCCGCACGCTCCGGAGTACGCAGCTACCTCGCGTTCGACGGTGGCGTGCGGGTCGACCCGGTGCTCGGCAGCCGCTCCACCGACCTCCTCTCCGGCCTGGGTCCGCCGCCGCTCACGACCGGCGCCGTCCTGCCCCTGGGCAGCCCGAGTGGCAGCCACGCGCGCGTGGACACCGCGCCGCAGCCCGCGCCGCCCCGGGAGCTGGTGCTGCGCGTGGCCCTCGGACCGCGCGCCGACTGGTTCACGCCCGCTGCGCTGCACACGCTCGCCACGCGCGCGTACCGGGTGTCGTCGGCGAGCAATCGCATCGGCCTGCGCACCGAAGGCCCCGCTCTGGTACGCGCGTTCCCCGGTGAGCTGCCCAGCGAGGGCATGGTGCTCGGCGCCGTGCAGGTGCCGCCGGACGGCAGACCGGTGGTCTTCCTCGCCGACCACCCGACCACCGGGGGCTACCCGGTGGTCGCCGTCGTCCGCGAGCCGGACCTCGCCGCGGCGGCCCAGGCGGTGCCGGGGACGCCGGTGCGCTTCGTCGCGACCGGGTGGCGCTGA